One window of Mycobacteriales bacterium genomic DNA carries:
- the gatC gene encoding Asp-tRNA(Asn)/Glu-tRNA(Gln) amidotransferase subunit GatC has translation MSITRADVAHLAGLARISMTDAELDAMAGQLEVILDAVGRVQEVAAADIPPTSHAVPLTNVYREDALVPSLPPEDALAGAPMAEEQRFRVPRILDEE, from the coding sequence GTGTCCATCACTCGCGCCGACGTCGCGCACCTGGCGGGACTCGCCCGGATCTCCATGACCGACGCGGAGCTCGACGCCATGGCGGGTCAGCTCGAGGTGATCCTCGACGCGGTCGGCCGGGTCCAGGAGGTGGCGGCGGCCGACATCCCGCCGACCTCGCACGCCGTCCCGCTCACCAACGTGTACCGGGAGGACGCGCTCGTCCCGTCGCTGCCGCCCGAGGACGCCTTGGCGGGTGCGCCGATGGCCGAGGAGCAGCGCTTCCGGGTGCCGAGAATCCTGGACGAGGAATGA
- a CDS encoding methionine synthase translates to MTAVLAGVATGIGSLPGTSIDEACALAFDELPELPHLPELPARGPGSDMVGRTAAQLTGLGVDRTPSGWRLVDRPGLDQRSARERMVADLDALLPVAGPGYDGSLKIQLAGPWTLAASLELPRGGRALRDAGAVRDLVASLAETVVEHLAEVRRRVPAVELVLQLDEPSLPAVLAGRIPTESGFGALPGIESQQAVSSLRAVVEAAGVPVVLHCCAPQPPVALLREAGAAAVSFDASRGPVDRDAVGELVDGGAVVWLGVVPALGPGVPPTPRDVADPVRRLWRELAFDPDRLPSAVALTPACGLAGASPGWAYSAYRLIRQAARALTEAPEGVR, encoded by the coding sequence GTGACGGCGGTGCTGGCGGGCGTGGCGACGGGCATCGGCTCGCTGCCCGGCACGTCGATCGACGAGGCGTGCGCCCTCGCCTTCGACGAGCTGCCCGAGCTGCCTCACCTTCCCGAGCTGCCCGCCCGGGGTCCGGGATCGGACATGGTCGGGCGTACGGCGGCGCAGCTGACCGGGCTGGGTGTCGACCGCACTCCTTCGGGCTGGCGGCTCGTGGACCGCCCCGGCCTGGACCAGCGTTCCGCGCGCGAGCGGATGGTCGCCGACCTGGACGCACTCCTGCCGGTCGCGGGTCCCGGCTACGACGGCTCGCTCAAAATCCAGCTGGCCGGACCGTGGACGCTCGCCGCGTCGCTGGAACTGCCGAGGGGCGGTCGCGCGCTGCGGGACGCGGGTGCGGTGCGCGACCTGGTCGCCTCGCTGGCCGAGACGGTGGTGGAGCACCTCGCCGAGGTACGTCGCCGCGTGCCCGCGGTCGAGCTGGTGTTGCAACTCGACGAGCCGAGCCTGCCGGCGGTCCTGGCCGGACGGATACCTACCGAGAGCGGCTTCGGGGCGCTGCCGGGGATCGAGTCCCAGCAGGCCGTCTCCTCGCTGCGCGCCGTCGTCGAGGCGGCGGGCGTGCCGGTGGTGCTGCACTGCTGCGCGCCCCAGCCACCGGTCGCGCTGCTGCGCGAAGCCGGTGCCGCCGCGGTGAGCTTCGACGCCAGCCGCGGCCCGGTCGACCGCGACGCGGTCGGTGAGCTGGTCGACGGTGGCGCCGTGGTCTGGCTGGGCGTCGTGCCTGCGCTCGGCCCCGGCGTACCACCGACACCGCGCGACGTCGCCGACCCGGTACGCCGGTTGTGGCGCGAGCTCGCGTTCGATCCCGACCGGCTCCCGTCGGCGGTCGCGCTGACCCCCGCCTGCGGGCTGGCCGGGGCCTCGCCGGGCTGGGCGTATTCGGCGTACCGGCTGATCCGGCAGGCCGCCCGAGCGCTGACCGAGGCCCCCGAGGGAGTTCGCTAG
- a CDS encoding alkaline phosphatase family protein, whose protein sequence is MRRLLAVLAATVALTAAASGLSPGAATTAMSRAGSVAGPGLGIHHVFVIVLENESSESTYLHNPHPYLGKVLQKQGTLLTNYYATGHVSLDNYIAMISGQAPNLMTSSDCQLYVNFNGTTAPATLNADGQAVGAGCVYPSNVKTLADQLSAAHISWHGWMDEMGNNPKREQARCGVPHTNGLGQDDTQKATEGDQYAARHNPFVYFHSLIDSGRCRRNVVPLALLSKALRHYRTTPDFNFITPDLCDDGHDLGCAGPDAKGKRTGGLASVDDFLSVWVPRIERSPAYRKDGLIIVTSDESETDDATSCCHERPGPTDPLPGLTGSGGGKIGTLVIGKCVAEGRRDPVPYDHYALLRSLENIFGITSGGTDGHGHLGYAAAAGLRAFGSDLFSTCRV, encoded by the coding sequence GTGCGCCGCCTCCTCGCCGTCCTCGCCGCGACCGTCGCCCTCACCGCCGCCGCGAGCGGCCTCAGCCCGGGAGCCGCGACAACGGCCATGTCCCGGGCCGGCTCCGTCGCCGGGCCGGGCCTCGGCATCCACCACGTGTTCGTCATCGTGCTGGAGAACGAGTCGTCCGAGTCGACCTACCTGCACAACCCCCACCCCTATCTCGGCAAGGTGCTGCAGAAGCAGGGCACGCTGCTGACGAACTACTACGCGACCGGTCACGTCTCGCTCGACAACTACATCGCGATGATCTCGGGCCAGGCGCCCAACCTGATGACATCGAGCGACTGCCAGCTCTACGTGAACTTCAACGGCACGACCGCACCGGCAACCCTCAACGCTGACGGTCAGGCGGTCGGCGCCGGTTGCGTGTACCCGTCCAACGTCAAGACGCTTGCCGACCAGCTCAGCGCCGCCCACATCAGCTGGCACGGCTGGATGGACGAGATGGGCAACAACCCGAAGCGGGAGCAGGCCCGCTGCGGCGTACCGCACACGAACGGCCTCGGTCAGGACGACACCCAGAAGGCGACCGAGGGCGACCAGTACGCCGCGCGGCACAACCCGTTCGTCTACTTCCACTCGCTGATCGACAGCGGCCGCTGCCGACGCAACGTGGTGCCGCTGGCGCTGCTGTCGAAGGCGCTGCGGCACTACCGGACGACCCCGGACTTCAACTTCATCACCCCCGACCTGTGCGACGACGGCCACGACCTCGGCTGCGCCGGTCCGGACGCCAAAGGCAAGCGCACCGGGGGGCTCGCGTCGGTCGACGACTTCCTCTCGGTCTGGGTGCCTCGGATCGAGAGGTCGCCGGCGTACCGCAAGGACGGCCTCATCATCGTCACGTCGGATGAGTCCGAGACCGACGACGCGACGAGCTGCTGTCACGAGCGGCCTGGCCCGACCGACCCGTTGCCCGGGCTGACCGGCAGCGGCGGCGGGAAGATCGGCACGCTCGTCATCGGCAAGTGCGTGGCCGAAGGCCGACGCGACCCGGTCCCCTACGACCACTACGCGTTGCTGCGCAGCCTCGAGAACATCTTCGGGATCACCAGCGGCGGCACCGACGGACACGGCCACCTCGGGTACGCCGCAGCGGCCGGCCTGCGCGCCTTCGGCAGCGACCTGTTCTCGACCTGCAGGGTCTAG
- the gatA gene encoding Asp-tRNA(Asn)/Glu-tRNA(Gln) amidotransferase subunit GatA encodes MTGGAQDVDSQLCHLTAVEVADKIAAREVSAVEVAQAHLDRIAGRDGDYNAFLHVDAEGALAQARRVDRGELSGPLAGVPLALKDVIVTRDIPTTAGSRILEGWRPPYDATIVERMREAGIVVLGKTNMDEFAMGSSTEHSAYGPTRNPWDRDRIPGGSGGGSAAAIAGFLAPLAIGTDTGGSIRQPAAVTGTVGTKPTYGGVSRYGLIAFSSSLDQAGPCARTVLDAALLHEVIAGHDPRDSTSIASPVPPVVDAARSGDVSGMRIGVVKQFAGDGYQPGVSARFDEAVDALTKLGATVVEVSCPHFDYAMPAYYLIAPSEASSNLARYDAMRYGLRVGDDGEASAEQVMAATREAGFGPEVKRRIILGTYALSAGYYDAYYGQAQKVRTLIRRDFEAAFEQVDVLVSPTTPTTAFPIGERVDDPLAMYLADLCTIPSNLYGGPAMSVPCGLSDDGLPVGFQIMAPVLADDRLYRVGAAVESELGTAALLDTVWERG; translated from the coding sequence ATGACAGGCGGGGCGCAGGACGTGGACTCGCAGCTGTGTCACCTGACCGCGGTCGAGGTCGCGGACAAGATCGCCGCGCGTGAGGTCTCGGCCGTCGAGGTGGCGCAGGCCCACCTCGATCGCATCGCCGGCCGCGACGGCGACTACAACGCCTTCCTGCACGTCGACGCGGAGGGGGCGCTCGCTCAGGCTCGTCGCGTCGATCGGGGAGAGCTCAGCGGCCCGCTGGCCGGCGTGCCGCTGGCGCTGAAGGACGTGATCGTCACCCGCGACATCCCGACCACCGCCGGGTCGCGGATCCTCGAGGGCTGGCGCCCGCCGTACGACGCGACGATCGTCGAGCGGATGCGTGAGGCCGGCATCGTCGTACTCGGCAAGACCAACATGGACGAGTTCGCGATGGGCAGCTCGACCGAGCACTCCGCGTACGGCCCGACGCGCAACCCGTGGGACCGCGACCGCATCCCGGGCGGATCGGGCGGCGGCTCGGCGGCGGCGATCGCCGGCTTCCTCGCCCCGCTGGCGATCGGCACCGACACCGGCGGCTCGATCCGCCAGCCCGCCGCGGTGACCGGAACCGTCGGGACGAAGCCCACCTATGGCGGGGTCTCGCGCTACGGGCTGATCGCGTTCAGCTCTTCGCTCGACCAGGCCGGGCCCTGCGCTCGTACCGTGCTCGACGCGGCGCTGCTCCACGAGGTGATCGCCGGTCACGACCCGCGCGACTCCACGTCGATCGCCTCGCCGGTCCCGCCGGTCGTCGACGCGGCGAGGTCCGGGGACGTCAGCGGGATGCGGATCGGCGTCGTCAAGCAGTTCGCCGGAGACGGTTACCAGCCGGGGGTGAGCGCACGTTTCGACGAGGCCGTCGATGCGCTCACCAAGCTCGGCGCGACCGTCGTCGAGGTGTCGTGCCCGCACTTTGACTACGCCATGCCCGCCTACTACCTGATCGCGCCGAGTGAAGCGTCGAGCAACCTTGCCCGCTACGACGCGATGCGCTACGGCCTTCGGGTCGGCGACGACGGTGAGGCGTCGGCCGAGCAGGTCATGGCGGCAACCCGGGAGGCCGGCTTCGGTCCGGAGGTGAAGCGCCGCATCATTCTCGGCACCTACGCGCTGTCGGCCGGCTACTACGACGCCTACTACGGCCAGGCGCAGAAGGTCCGCACGTTGATCCGGCGCGACTTCGAGGCCGCCTTCGAGCAGGTCGACGTCCTGGTCTCGCCGACCACCCCGACGACCGCGTTCCCGATCGGCGAGCGCGTCGACGACCCGCTCGCGATGTACCTCGCCGACCTGTGCACGATCCCGTCGAACCTCTACGGCGGCCCGGCGATGTCCGTGCCCTGCGGGTTGTCCGACGACGGTCTGCCGGTCGGGTTCCAGATCATGGCGCCGGTCCTCGCCGACGACCGGCTCTACCGGGTGGGTGCCGCTGTCGAGTCGGAGCTCGGCACGGCGGCGCTGCTCGACACCGTCTGGGAGCGCGGGTAG
- the ligA gene encoding NAD-dependent DNA ligase LigA, which produces MAKKGDPPAEVMQRHAELAAELEDLAYRYYVLAAPTAADAEYDAKMRELEAIENDYTALRTPDSPTQKVMESLSTDFAEVRHLERLMSLDNVFSDEEFDAWVARATRETPVDAWLCELKIDGLAIDIVYERGRLVRAATRGDGVTGEDVTLNVKTIDNVPARLVGDDVPELLEVRGEVFFPTAAFAEVNAGLVEVGKAPFANPRNAAAGSLRQKDPRVTATRPLQLTVHGIGARRGFDPPSQSQAYLAMQALGLPVSARYEVVDGLAGVRRYVAHWGEHRHDIEHDIDGVVIKVDSFSLQGRLGATSKAPRWAVAWKYPPEEATTKLNGIFVNVGRTGRVTPFAALEPVHVGGVTVSTATLHNEDEVKRKGVLVGDTVVVRRAGDVIPEVVGPVVDLRTGDETAFVMPRECPECGTELGRGEGEVDWRCPNTVSCPAQRREAVFHLAGRGALDIDGLGYETAIALLDAQRINDIGDVFHLSAHSFEGLRGFGAKKIAQVLGGLDAARHRPLWRLLVGLSIRHVGPTAAQALAAQFRSLDAIAAASPEELAAVDGVGPTIAAAVAAWFADERHRDIIERLRAGGVSMVDEGTPERGSGPLDGLTIVVTGTLSGYTRDGAAEAIQSRGGKVTGSVSKKTSYVVAGDAPGAAKYDKAVELEVPILDEAGFEALLAGGPQAVT; this is translated from the coding sequence ATGGCCAAGAAGGGCGACCCGCCCGCCGAGGTGATGCAACGCCACGCCGAGCTCGCCGCCGAGCTCGAGGACCTGGCGTATCGCTACTACGTGCTCGCCGCGCCGACCGCGGCCGACGCCGAGTACGACGCGAAGATGCGCGAGCTGGAGGCGATCGAGAACGACTACACCGCGTTGCGCACGCCGGACTCCCCGACCCAGAAGGTCATGGAGTCGTTGTCGACCGACTTCGCCGAGGTGCGCCACCTCGAGCGGCTCATGTCGCTGGACAACGTCTTCTCCGACGAGGAGTTCGACGCGTGGGTGGCGCGGGCGACCCGCGAGACACCGGTCGACGCCTGGTTGTGCGAGCTGAAGATCGACGGTCTGGCCATCGACATCGTCTACGAGCGGGGACGGCTGGTCCGCGCCGCGACGCGTGGCGACGGGGTCACCGGCGAGGACGTCACCCTCAACGTCAAGACGATCGACAACGTGCCCGCCAGGCTCGTGGGCGACGACGTACCCGAGCTGCTCGAGGTCCGGGGCGAGGTCTTCTTCCCGACCGCGGCCTTCGCGGAGGTCAACGCAGGGCTCGTCGAAGTCGGCAAGGCGCCGTTCGCGAACCCGCGCAACGCCGCCGCCGGCTCGCTGCGCCAGAAGGATCCCCGGGTCACCGCGACCCGGCCCCTCCAGCTGACGGTCCACGGGATAGGGGCCAGACGCGGCTTCGACCCGCCGTCACAGTCGCAGGCCTACCTCGCGATGCAGGCGCTCGGTCTGCCGGTCAGCGCGCGCTACGAGGTCGTCGACGGGCTGGCCGGGGTGCGCCGCTACGTCGCCCATTGGGGAGAGCATCGCCACGACATCGAGCACGACATCGACGGTGTCGTGATCAAGGTCGACTCCTTCTCGTTGCAAGGCCGGCTCGGTGCCACCTCGAAGGCGCCGCGCTGGGCGGTCGCCTGGAAGTACCCGCCCGAAGAGGCGACGACCAAGCTCAACGGCATCTTCGTCAACGTCGGCCGCACCGGCCGCGTCACGCCGTTCGCGGCGCTGGAGCCGGTGCACGTCGGCGGCGTCACGGTGAGCACCGCGACGTTGCACAACGAGGACGAGGTCAAGCGCAAGGGTGTGCTCGTCGGGGACACCGTCGTGGTACGCCGGGCCGGTGACGTGATTCCCGAGGTCGTCGGGCCGGTCGTCGACCTGCGCACCGGCGACGAGACGGCCTTCGTCATGCCTCGCGAGTGCCCGGAGTGCGGCACCGAGCTCGGGCGCGGCGAGGGTGAGGTCGACTGGCGCTGTCCCAACACGGTGAGCTGCCCCGCCCAGCGACGGGAGGCGGTCTTCCACCTCGCGGGACGAGGTGCCCTCGACATCGACGGCTTGGGTTACGAGACGGCGATCGCGCTGCTCGATGCGCAGCGCATCAACGACATCGGCGACGTCTTCCACCTGAGCGCGCACTCCTTCGAGGGGCTGCGCGGGTTCGGCGCGAAGAAGATCGCGCAGGTGCTCGGCGGTCTTGACGCCGCGCGGCATCGTCCGTTGTGGCGGCTGCTCGTCGGGTTGTCGATCCGCCACGTCGGACCCACCGCCGCGCAGGCGCTGGCGGCGCAGTTCCGCTCGCTCGACGCGATCGCGGCGGCCTCGCCGGAGGAGCTGGCCGCGGTCGACGGGGTCGGGCCGACGATCGCCGCCGCGGTGGCGGCGTGGTTCGCCGACGAGCGACACCGCGACATCATCGAGCGACTGCGGGCCGGCGGGGTGTCGATGGTCGACGAGGGCACGCCCGAGCGCGGCAGCGGGCCGCTGGACGGCCTCACCATCGTCGTCACCGGGACCCTGTCCGGCTACACCCGCGACGGCGCGGCCGAGGCGATCCAGTCACGTGGCGGCAAGGTCACCGGGTCGGTCAGCAAGAAGACGTCGTACGTCGTGGCGGGCGACGCGCCAGGCGCGGCAAAGTACGACAAGGCCGTCGAGCTCGAAGTGCCGATTCTCGACGAGGCCGGCTTCGAGGCGCTGCTCGCCGGTGGCCCGCAAGCCGTTACCTAG